The nucleotide sequence GACACCTGGTACGCCCACACCGGGACGGTCACGGCGTCGCGCACCTCGCGGAGCACGTCGAGGAAGGCCATCGCCGGCTTCACCATGACGATGTCGGCGCCCTCATCCTCGTCGACCAGCGCCTCCCGCACGCCCTCGCGGCGGTTGCCGGGGTCGAGCTGATACGTGCGACGGTCGCCCTGCAGCTGCGAGTCCACCGCCTCGCGGAACGGCCCGTAGAACGCGCTCGCGTACTTCGCGGCGTACGCCAGGATCAGGGTGTCGGTGAATCCTTCGGCGTCGAGCGCCTGACGGATCACGGCGACCTGGCCGTCCATCATCCCGGACAGCCCGAGCAGCTGCGATCCCGCACGCGCCTGGGCGAGGGCCATCGAGGCGTACCGCTCCAGGGTCGCGTCGTTGTCCACCGAGCCGTCGGCGGCGAGGACGCCGCAGTGCCCGTGATCGGTGAACTCGTCGAGGCAGAGGTCGGTCTGCACGACGAGCGCATCGCCGACCTCGGCCGCCAGCGCCTCGGTGGCGACGTTCAGGATGCCCTGAGGGTCGTCCGCGCCGGAGCCGCGGGCGTCGCGGACCGCGGGAACGCCGAACAGCATGACGCCGCCCACTCCGGCCTCCGCGGCCTCTGCGGCGGCCGCTCGCAGCGAGTCGATCGAGTGCTGGGCGACGCCGGGCATCGACCCGATGGGGACCTGTTCGCTCAGGCCCTCGCGGACGAAGAGCGGGAGCACGAGCTGACGCGGCTCGAGGGAGGTCTCGCGCACGAGGTCGCGGACGGCGCGCGACTGACGCAGTCGGCGCAGCCGGATGTCGGGGAAGCTCACGGCGCGAACTCGTCTGCCGCGTGCGGGAGGGTGAACTGCGAGACGGCCTCGATCAGCGCATCGATGGTCTGCCGGTCGGCGACCACCGAGACGGGCAGGCCGGCGCGCTCGGCATCCTTCGCCGTGCGCGGGCCGATGGCGGCGAGGAGGGTCTCGTCCGGGATCTCGGGGAACTGCTCCCGCACCTGCTCGGCCACCGAGCCGCTGGTGATGAGGATCGCGTTGATGCGTCCGTTCTCGACGTCGCGGCGGATGCGCTCCGTCACCGGGACGCCGACCGTGCGGTAGGCGACGACGCCATGCACGTCGTGTCCCGCCTCGGACAGCAGGATGCTGAGGACGGGCTTGGCGATCTCGCTGCGCAGCGCCAGGATGCGGCGGGGCTCGTGCTCGAGGGCGATGAGCTGCTGCGCCATGCCCTGCGCGGAGTTGTCCTGCTCGGGGACGAGGGCGACCTCGTAGCCGACCGCCTGCAGCGCCGCGGCCGTCGTCTCACCCACGGCCGCGATCTTCGTGGTCTTCGGCACGACGGCGCGGTGGGCGAACAGCACGTCGACCGTGGTCGCGCTCGTGACCGTCAGCCAGTCGAACTCCCCGGCCGCGAGCTGCTCCAGGGCCCGGTCGAGGG is from Microbacterium sp. BLY and encodes:
- a CDS encoding uroporphyrinogen-III synthase, with the protein product MTTSESKQDRPLDGWRILVPRGGPWGDSVAASLRALGAVPVVAPLINFAPTTDQATLDRALEQLAAGEFDWLTVTSATTVDVLFAHRAVVPKTTKIAAVGETTAAALQAVGYEVALVPEQDNSAQGMAQQLIALEHEPRRILALRSEIAKPVLSILLSEAGHDVHGVVAYRTVGVPVTERIRRDVENGRINAILITSGSVAEQVREQFPEIPDETLLAAIGPRTAKDAERAGLPVSVVADRQTIDALIEAVSQFTLPHAADEFAP
- the hemB gene encoding porphobilinogen synthase — its product is MSFPDIRLRRLRQSRAVRDLVRETSLEPRQLVLPLFVREGLSEQVPIGSMPGVAQHSIDSLRAAAAEAAEAGVGGVMLFGVPAVRDARGSGADDPQGILNVATEALAAEVGDALVVQTDLCLDEFTDHGHCGVLAADGSVDNDATLERYASMALAQARAGSQLLGLSGMMDGQVAVIRQALDAEGFTDTLILAYAAKYASAFYGPFREAVDSQLQGDRRTYQLDPGNRREGVREALVDEDEGADIVMVKPAMAFLDVLREVRDAVTVPVWAYQVSGEYAMIEAAAANGWIDRRAAVLESLLSIRRAGADAVLTYWATEAARWLRG